Proteins from a single region of Acidovorax sp. NCPPB 3576:
- a CDS encoding LysR family transcriptional regulator — MRSIKFDLKELQAFVVTADQSSFRVAAEILCLSAPALSRRVERLESALGARLLERTTRTVELTAMGQEFLHEARMALAGLDEAVQRFGDQVQLRRGRVTIACVPSVANHLLPRALQAFAQALPDVQVHVIDENAQQVLEAVARGEADFGLSFTGTQESALLFQPLLRERYVLAMPRSHAWAQRTEVRWEELAGQRLVSVSSRSSNRLLLDQAMAELPNPPVAWYECNHVTGALALVEAGLGLAALPQLALPAHSQVCGVPLTGPDLWRTLGLLQRRSRELSPVAEALRQRLLQMHAAV; from the coding sequence ATGCGAAGCATCAAATTCGACCTCAAGGAACTGCAGGCCTTCGTAGTCACTGCGGACCAGTCCAGCTTCCGCGTGGCGGCCGAGATCCTGTGCCTGTCCGCCCCGGCCTTGAGCCGGCGGGTGGAACGGCTGGAATCCGCGCTCGGTGCCCGGCTGCTGGAGCGGACCACCCGCACGGTGGAGCTGACCGCGATGGGGCAGGAGTTCCTGCACGAGGCGCGCATGGCGTTGGCCGGGCTGGACGAGGCCGTCCAGCGCTTCGGCGACCAGGTGCAGTTGCGCCGGGGCCGCGTGACCATCGCCTGCGTGCCGTCCGTGGCCAACCACCTGCTTCCGCGGGCGCTGCAGGCCTTCGCGCAGGCGCTGCCGGACGTGCAGGTGCACGTGATCGACGAGAACGCCCAGCAGGTGCTGGAAGCCGTGGCCCGAGGCGAGGCGGATTTCGGCCTGAGCTTCACCGGCACCCAGGAGTCGGCGCTGCTCTTTCAGCCGCTGCTGCGCGAACGCTACGTGCTGGCCATGCCGCGCAGCCACGCCTGGGCCCAGCGCACCGAGGTGCGTTGGGAGGAACTGGCCGGCCAGCGGCTGGTGTCGGTCTCCAGCCGCAGCAGCAACCGCCTGCTGCTGGATCAAGCCATGGCGGAACTGCCGAATCCTCCCGTCGCCTGGTATGAATGCAACCATGTGACCGGCGCGCTGGCCCTGGTGGAGGCGGGGTTGGGGCTGGCGGCCTTGCCGCAACTGGCGCTGCCCGCGCATTCCCAGGTATGCGGCGTGCCGCTGACCGGGCCCGACCTGTGGCGCACCCTGGGACTGCTGCAGCGGCGCTCGCGCGAACTCAGCCCGGTGGCCGAGGCCCTGCGGCAGCGCCTGCTGCAGATGCATGCCGCGGTCTGA
- a CDS encoding substrate-binding domain-containing protein produces MPLNLPFATPSIARPTKPTRSTVARRRVLRALLGTALGLGLALGGAAPPAAQAAEIRVVTSGGFSAAYDQLVPLYEQATGHTVVTARGASLGNAPDSIPSRMARGEQFDIVILADSGLDELTAQGKVQPGSRVDLARSMIGMSVRKGTPKPDISSPEALRQTLLQAKSVAYSASASGTYLVNELFPRLGVADAMKTKATKIYSERVGAVVLRGDAELGFQQVSELLPFKELEFVGPLPDEVQQRVFFSAGVAVGAQHPEAASHLIRFLAAPAAATIVRSTGMEPATAPSLKHN; encoded by the coding sequence ATGCCGCTCAACCTCCCGTTCGCAACGCCTTCCATCGCCAGGCCCACCAAGCCCACCAGGTCCACCGTCGCCCGGCGCCGCGTGCTGCGCGCCCTGCTGGGCACCGCGCTGGGCCTGGGGCTGGCCCTGGGGGGCGCCGCGCCGCCCGCCGCCCAGGCTGCGGAGATCCGCGTGGTCACCTCCGGCGGCTTCTCGGCCGCCTACGACCAGCTGGTGCCGCTGTACGAGCAGGCCACCGGCCACACGGTCGTCACGGCGCGCGGCGCGTCGCTGGGCAACGCGCCCGACTCCATTCCCAGCCGCATGGCGCGGGGCGAGCAGTTCGACATCGTGATCCTGGCCGATTCGGGGCTGGACGAATTGACGGCGCAGGGCAAGGTGCAGCCGGGCAGCCGCGTGGACCTGGCCCGCTCCATGATCGGCATGAGCGTGCGCAAAGGCACGCCCAAGCCGGACATCAGCAGCCCGGAGGCCCTCAGGCAGACGCTGCTCCAGGCCAAATCGGTCGCCTATTCCGCCAGCGCCAGCGGCACCTACCTGGTCAACGAACTGTTCCCGCGCCTGGGCGTGGCCGATGCGATGAAGACCAAGGCCACCAAGATCTACAGCGAACGCGTCGGCGCGGTGGTGCTGCGGGGCGATGCCGAACTGGGGTTCCAGCAGGTCAGCGAATTGCTGCCGTTCAAGGAGCTGGAATTCGTGGGGCCCTTGCCCGACGAGGTGCAGCAGCGCGTGTTCTTCTCGGCGGGCGTGGCCGTGGGCGCGCAGCACCCCGAAGCTGCAAGCCATCTGATCCGCTTCCTGGCTGCACCGGCTGCCGCCACCATTGTGCGAAGCACCGGCATGGAGCCTGCAACAGCCCCCTCGCTGAAGCACAACTAA
- a CDS encoding Bug family tripartite tricarboxylate transporter substrate binding protein, translating to MQRRPLIAAAFLAASFPLASTAQAQDFPPKKPATLVVGFAAGGSADIAARIIAKKLGENIGQSVVVDNKPGAGGNLAHAQVANGPSDGSMLLFGSIGPLSIAPHFMKVAYDPLKDLAPISMGVAFPNVLVVPASTGIKTLGDFVAKAKREPGKLDYASTGPGSAAHLAGELLNDVAKIDTLHVPYKGGAPALQDVLGGRVTAFYAAPPSALPHIESGKLIPLATTGLTRPAYLPNVPTVAETYPGFNATNWYAFVTSAKTPKPLLDRWNTEIVKVLNTPEVRDNLLKHGQTASPTSREELGQFIAAEHAKWGRIIRERKITAD from the coding sequence ATGCAACGACGCCCCCTCATCGCGGCAGCCTTCCTGGCCGCCAGCTTCCCCCTCGCCAGCACCGCCCAGGCGCAGGACTTTCCGCCTAAGAAGCCGGCGACCCTCGTGGTCGGCTTCGCCGCGGGTGGCTCGGCCGACATCGCCGCCCGCATCATCGCCAAGAAGCTGGGCGAGAACATCGGCCAGAGCGTGGTGGTGGACAACAAGCCGGGGGCCGGCGGCAACCTGGCCCATGCCCAGGTGGCCAACGGCCCGTCGGACGGATCCATGCTGCTGTTCGGCTCCATCGGGCCGCTGAGCATCGCGCCCCATTTCATGAAGGTGGCCTACGATCCGCTCAAGGACCTGGCGCCCATCTCGATGGGCGTGGCCTTCCCGAATGTGCTGGTGGTGCCCGCGAGCACCGGCATCAAGACGCTCGGCGATTTCGTGGCCAAAGCCAAGCGCGAGCCCGGCAAGCTGGACTACGCCTCGACCGGCCCGGGCTCGGCCGCGCATCTGGCGGGAGAACTGCTCAACGACGTGGCGAAGATCGACACGCTGCACGTTCCCTACAAAGGGGGCGCCCCGGCCCTGCAGGACGTGCTGGGCGGTCGGGTCACCGCGTTCTACGCCGCACCGCCCTCGGCCCTGCCCCACATCGAATCGGGCAAGCTCATTCCCCTGGCGACCACCGGCCTGACCCGCCCGGCCTACCTGCCCAACGTGCCCACCGTGGCGGAGACCTACCCGGGCTTCAACGCCACCAACTGGTATGCGTTCGTGACCTCGGCCAAGACGCCCAAGCCCCTGCTGGACCGCTGGAACACCGAGATCGTCAAGGTGCTCAACACGCCGGAAGTGCGCGACAACCTGCTCAAGCACGGGCAGACCGCCAGCCCCACCAGCCGCGAAGAACTCGGCCAATTCATCGCGGCGGAGCACGCCAAGTGGGGCCGCATCATCCGCGAACGCAAGATCACCGCCGACTGA